From Hymenobacter sedentarius, a single genomic window includes:
- a CDS encoding gliding motility-associated C-terminal domain-containing protein, with product MIHFTLPRVWGLARVVLVMLAGLGLLPQAAWASHLRAGDIQAKVDTTANPNPRRVFFKMVLYTDNASSVKQPTATIFFGDGTSSCKDGIPRLGGERPIPGSPDTSLNIYLFEHTFPSAGSYTVSFIGENRNRGVLNMDQSDNQSFYISTRITLDPALGLNHSPVLTAPAVDKAGVSQVYLHNPAAYDADGDSLAFHLRSSQWVPAGIDGTVGGAPCAGSGAGTGNNQPAPQTTVNFHYPNDPIITGSSNPPVQVFYNGVPPGVIGAPAIFVQDVNTGQITWNAPVKPGFYNVAMVIEEWRRTPLGRRLIGEVIRDMQIIVSATNNIRPTLTIPADICVIAGQPVTGQVSAIDGEAPGSTAPTPISLFAYSGIIPPATFRQTASGPPVAQGTFSWQTDCSNVARLPYLVVFKAQDTPTPSPTNPPLIDEKTWRITVIGPAPQNLRATPTVGTGTNPNSVRLDWNTYQCANASRIYIYRKINPSSFQPGPCETGIPPSAGYTLVGSVPANATTFTDNNTSSNGTVLGLDRGQTYCYRIYAEFPLPAGGASIASQEACTSFPGAASRLVKVDVENTGVTTGQIQVCWTKPRQAPGTTLDGTPSYVLSRGEGQAPTTFTTVATITTLADTCFTDTGINTQDKQFTYKLEFVRTFPPSDNRAPIREAAPTASSVRTTAVPANVAATGVTVSWTYNVPWDNTAKPAAIYRRTGNTGGFTRISTAPTTATGGTYQDNDPALRKGETYCYYVQTEGQYPGVSYLSSLLNRSQIQCLVLTSPPCKPVLSLRATNCDSLAGLAEFPTLTQRYSNRLSWRLSALPAGCDATIASYRLYYRPTPTGPFTLLATTAQTSYTHADLEFSGGCYAVQAVAPGGLVSDTSNVACQDNCVFFKLPNIFTPNGDNQNAVFRPKNYSPIRRIHFQAFNRWGVKVFENTTTAADRVLINWDGGGPVSEAGGGTAPMVSDGIYYYLAEVEFADFANTKRTYKGWVEVVR from the coding sequence ATGATACACTTTACACTACCTCGGGTATGGGGGCTGGCGCGGGTAGTGCTGGTTATGCTGGCGGGGCTGGGCCTGCTGCCGCAGGCGGCGTGGGCCAGCCACCTCCGGGCGGGCGACATTCAGGCCAAGGTCGACACCACGGCCAACCCCAACCCCCGGCGCGTGTTTTTCAAGATGGTGCTGTATACCGACAACGCGTCGAGTGTGAAACAGCCCACCGCGACCATCTTTTTTGGCGACGGCACGTCGAGCTGCAAAGACGGGATACCCCGCCTGGGTGGCGAGCGGCCCATCCCGGGCAGTCCCGATACCAGCCTCAACATCTACCTGTTTGAGCACACCTTTCCTTCGGCCGGCAGCTATACCGTCAGCTTCATCGGCGAAAACCGCAACCGGGGCGTGCTCAATATGGACCAGTCCGACAACCAGTCGTTCTACATCAGCACGCGCATCACGCTGGACCCGGCCCTGGGCCTCAACCACTCGCCCGTGCTCACCGCGCCGGCCGTAGACAAAGCCGGAGTAAGCCAGGTGTATTTGCACAACCCCGCTGCGTACGATGCCGACGGCGACTCGCTGGCCTTCCACCTGCGCAGCAGCCAGTGGGTGCCGGCCGGCATTGATGGGACAGTGGGGGGGGCGCCCTGCGCAGGCTCTGGTGCCGGTACTGGCAACAACCAGCCGGCTCCCCAAACTACCGTTAACTTCCACTATCCCAACGACCCCATCATTACCGGAAGCAGCAACCCGCCGGTGCAGGTCTTCTACAACGGCGTACCGCCCGGCGTGATAGGCGCGCCAGCCATCTTTGTGCAGGACGTGAACACCGGCCAAATTACGTGGAATGCGCCGGTCAAGCCGGGGTTCTACAACGTGGCGATGGTGATAGAAGAGTGGCGACGCACGCCGCTGGGCCGGCGCCTGATTGGCGAGGTCATTCGCGACATGCAGATAATCGTGTCGGCTACGAATAACATCCGGCCAACCCTGACTATCCCGGCCGACATCTGCGTGATTGCTGGCCAGCCCGTCACGGGCCAGGTTTCGGCCATTGACGGCGAAGCGCCGGGGAGCACGGCCCCGACGCCCATCAGCTTGTTCGCGTACTCGGGCATTATTCCCCCGGCCACCTTCCGGCAAACGGCCAGCGGGCCGCCGGTGGCCCAGGGCACGTTCTCCTGGCAAACCGACTGCAGCAACGTCGCCCGCCTGCCTTACCTGGTCGTGTTTAAGGCGCAGGATACTCCTACGCCCTCACCCACCAACCCGCCGCTGATTGACGAGAAGACCTGGCGCATTACGGTCATCGGGCCTGCTCCCCAAAACCTGCGGGCCACTCCCACGGTGGGCACGGGCACCAACCCAAACAGTGTGCGGCTGGACTGGAACACCTATCAGTGCGCCAACGCCTCGCGCATCTACATCTACCGAAAAATAAACCCGTCTAGCTTCCAGCCCGGGCCCTGCGAAACCGGGATTCCACCCTCGGCAGGCTACACGCTGGTAGGCTCCGTGCCAGCCAATGCCACCACCTTCACCGACAACAACACCAGCTCCAACGGCACGGTGCTGGGCCTCGACCGGGGCCAGACGTACTGCTACCGCATCTACGCCGAGTTCCCACTGCCAGCGGGTGGAGCCAGCATAGCCTCGCAGGAGGCTTGCACTTCCTTCCCCGGCGCCGCCTCCCGGCTGGTGAAGGTGGACGTGGAGAACACCGGCGTGACCACCGGGCAAATCCAGGTGTGCTGGACCAAGCCGCGCCAGGCCCCCGGCACCACCCTCGACGGCACCCCCAGCTATGTGCTCTCGCGTGGGGAAGGGCAGGCGCCGACCACTTTTACTACGGTGGCCACCATCACGACGCTGGCCGATACGTGCTTTACCGATACCGGCATCAACACGCAGGACAAGCAGTTTACCTACAAGCTGGAGTTTGTGCGCACGTTCCCGCCGTCCGATAACCGGGCCCCCATCCGGGAGGCGGCGCCCACGGCCAGTAGCGTGCGCACCACGGCCGTGCCCGCCAACGTGGCCGCCACGGGCGTGACGGTGAGCTGGACCTACAATGTGCCCTGGGACAACACGGCGAAGCCAGCGGCTATTTACCGCCGTACCGGCAACACGGGCGGCTTCACGCGCATTAGCACCGCCCCAACCACCGCCACCGGCGGCACTTACCAAGACAACGACCCGGCTTTGCGCAAGGGCGAAACCTACTGCTACTACGTGCAGACCGAAGGCCAGTACCCAGGCGTCAGTTACCTCAGTTCGCTCCTGAACCGGAGCCAAATCCAGTGCCTGGTGCTCACCAGCCCACCGTGCAAGCCGGTGCTTTCGCTGCGGGCGACGAATTGCGACAGCCTGGCCGGATTGGCCGAGTTCCCGACCCTGACCCAGCGCTACAGTAACCGCCTGAGCTGGCGCCTGAGCGCCTTGCCGGCCGGCTGCGACGCCACCATCGCTTCGTATCGCCTCTACTACCGCCCCACGCCCACCGGCCCGTTCACCCTGCTGGCCACCACCGCGCAGACTTCGTACACGCACGCCGACCTGGAGTTTTCCGGCGGCTGCTACGCCGTGCAGGCCGTGGCCCCGGGCGGGCTGGTGAGCGACACGAGCAACGTGGCCTGCCAGGACAATTGTGTCTTCTTCAAGCTGCCCAACATCTTCACCCCCAACGGCGACAACCAGAACGCCGTGTTCCGGCCCAAGAACTACAGCCCCATCCGGCGCATCCACTTCCAGGCCTTCAACCGCTGGGGCGTCAAGGTCTTCGAGAACACGACCACGGCCGCCGACCGCGTGCTCATCAACTGGGACGGCGGCGGGCCCGTGAGCGAAGCGGGTGGGGGCACGGCGCCCATGGTATCGGACGGCATCTATTACTACCTGGCCGAAGTCGAATTTGCCGACTTTGCCAACACCAAACGAACCTACAAGGGCTGGGTGGAAGTGGTGCGCTGA
- a CDS encoding succinate dehydrogenase cytochrome b subunit produces the protein MSWITKTLTSSIGRKLIMSLTGLFLCTFLVVHLVGNLQLFKHDGGAAFNAYSHFMGTNPVIRTIEWGLVLGFGFHIYEAFALTRRNKAARGHGYAQWKAEQNSEWTSRNMGILGSIILIFLIVHLYNFFWRARFGGLEKMGGDNPEYRDYDNLYMAVVSSFHIWWYVLLYVAAQISLGYHLWHGFRSGFQTLGLNHRKYMPLIKYAGYVFAVVVSAGFAAMPLYFFLFTNDLGELALNAPTFVHTVASAF, from the coding sequence ATGAGTTGGATAACAAAAACATTAACCAGCAGCATCGGCCGGAAGCTAATCATGTCCCTCACGGGCCTGTTTCTGTGCACGTTCCTGGTGGTCCACCTTGTAGGAAACCTGCAGTTATTCAAGCACGACGGTGGGGCCGCGTTTAACGCCTACTCCCACTTCATGGGCACCAACCCGGTTATCCGCACCATCGAGTGGGGCCTGGTGCTGGGTTTTGGCTTCCACATTTACGAGGCTTTTGCCCTCACGCGCCGCAACAAGGCCGCCCGCGGCCACGGCTACGCGCAGTGGAAAGCCGAGCAAAACTCGGAGTGGACGTCCCGCAACATGGGCATCCTGGGCTCCATCATCCTGATTTTCCTGATTGTGCACCTCTACAACTTCTTCTGGCGTGCCCGCTTCGGCGGCCTGGAGAAAATGGGCGGCGACAACCCCGAGTACCGCGACTACGATAACCTGTACATGGCCGTGGTTTCGTCGTTCCACATCTGGTGGTACGTGCTGCTCTACGTGGCTGCCCAGATTAGCCTTGGCTATCACCTGTGGCACGGCTTCCGCTCGGGCTTTCAGACCTTGGGCCTGAACCACCGCAAGTACATGCCGCTTATTAAGTATGCTGGCTACGTGTTTGCTGTGGTGGTGTCGGCCGGCTTTGCCGCCATGCCGTTATACTTTTTCCTGTTCACGAATGACCTGGGCGAACTGGCGTTGAATGCGCCGACTTTCGTTCACACCGTGGCCTCGGCTTTCTAA